A stretch of Mycobacterium sp. ITM-2016-00316 DNA encodes these proteins:
- a CDS encoding GNAT family N-acetyltransferase has translation MSFVEPVVLAGRRWVTLEPLQAGHAAEIAAAASDTGDLWFTNVPTPDTAAAWVQTRLADPHGFTFVVRSLDGTVIGSTSYLNIDGPNRRLEIGATWYATTARRTGVNTEAKLLLLTHAFEVLDCVAVEFRTHFFNATSRAAIERLGAKLDGVLRSHQLLADGSRRDTVVYSILDIEWPAVRNNLAFRLVR, from the coding sequence ATGAGCTTCGTGGAACCGGTGGTACTGGCCGGGCGGCGCTGGGTGACGCTGGAACCGCTGCAGGCCGGGCACGCCGCGGAGATCGCGGCGGCCGCCTCGGACACCGGCGACCTGTGGTTCACCAATGTGCCGACACCGGATACCGCGGCCGCCTGGGTGCAGACCAGACTGGCCGATCCGCACGGGTTCACCTTCGTGGTGCGCAGCCTCGACGGCACCGTGATCGGGTCGACGAGCTACCTGAACATCGACGGACCCAACCGTCGCCTGGAGATCGGTGCCACCTGGTATGCCACCACCGCGCGGCGGACCGGGGTGAACACCGAGGCCAAGCTGCTGCTGCTGACACACGCCTTCGAGGTGCTCGACTGCGTGGCCGTCGAGTTCCGCACCCATTTCTTCAACGCGACCAGCCGGGCCGCGATCGAGCGCCTGGGCGCCAAACTCGACGGCGTGCTGCGCAGCCACCAGCTGCTGGCCGACGGGTCGCGCCGGGACACCGTGGTCTATTCGATCCTGGACATCGAGTGGCCCGCGGTGCGCAACAATCTGGCATTCCGGCTAGTGCGGTGA
- a CDS encoding type IV secretory system conjugative DNA transfer family protein — protein MKGTTTNNFVNHPHERTSVAGLELMGLRPNSHAAATHLRSELPMVLSGIIAEIDGAEMELSLCTGEDGMVAVTLCADAGSATASVLAEFAAVLEPVAESASVVVEPSLDAVVWPVVTELRANSLGFVAEAAVTEPTAVAWCGTAERSTTQLMETFAAHPGTGVSIRIRPGTHHDRRIWDVRMSVVTRGEEPSIRLRSSIRRRHPGLRLGSVGDDAPWLRVSQDQLVNFLDIPVAGSEPLPGSYTAAAAPIPVSPSRGSVGSGLCIGHALTSSGRRTPIELSKNERLRHIHVLGQTGTGKSSALAGIARQVAEGDGGMLIADPHGQLCERVLAEMPDSASDRVWLIRCGDTENPVPINPLAETDVARRDIAISELCAMFQYLFDKAETGIVGPRFSERVAMTLRTLAEAHGPRASLLDVPETTGDDEFMESVISGSADARLRRWWKVHKMERSSNEHGQVLAWVNSKFDSISSTVAMRAILGSGTNAIDFAKAMDEGKIILLDLSKSELGEQASRLLGYLYLGRIWHGALEREHRARPFTVIVDEAHTLISGALTNMLAEGRKFGLSVVLAHQHMAQLDIDLGPAVKGNVATTIAFRSAVSDANEIRQRFGDMVDTSTLVTLPDLTAVTLRSAAAGPAFPHTLVIDHNERGYARAGRDLDDHIAEVMRRTYLDIVDPYRVATVAAGRGVSNLTALARPKAPEPGSGGGPPQKPAPRPGSSGSFLDEWLEKRKGLVQSAVSDPEHGD, from the coding sequence ATGAAAGGTACGACGACGAACAACTTCGTGAACCACCCGCACGAACGCACCTCCGTAGCAGGTCTGGAGCTCATGGGTTTACGCCCGAACTCGCATGCTGCGGCGACGCACCTGCGCTCCGAGCTACCGATGGTACTCTCCGGCATCATTGCCGAAATCGACGGTGCAGAAATGGAACTCAGCCTTTGCACAGGCGAGGATGGCATGGTTGCTGTCACCCTGTGCGCCGATGCTGGCTCCGCCACAGCGTCTGTGTTGGCGGAGTTCGCGGCGGTACTGGAACCGGTCGCGGAATCCGCCAGCGTAGTCGTCGAGCCGTCGCTCGATGCGGTGGTCTGGCCGGTGGTCACCGAACTGCGCGCCAACAGTCTCGGGTTCGTTGCCGAGGCGGCGGTGACTGAGCCGACTGCGGTCGCCTGGTGCGGTACCGCCGAAAGATCGACGACCCAGTTGATGGAAACGTTCGCCGCTCATCCCGGCACTGGAGTCAGTATCCGGATACGGCCGGGTACACACCATGACAGAAGGATCTGGGATGTACGGATGTCGGTTGTCACCCGGGGAGAGGAACCGTCCATACGGTTGAGATCATCAATCCGCAGACGTCATCCCGGGCTGCGGTTGGGGAGCGTCGGCGACGACGCCCCGTGGTTGCGGGTCAGCCAGGATCAGCTGGTGAACTTCCTCGACATACCTGTTGCCGGCAGCGAGCCACTCCCAGGTTCCTACACCGCTGCCGCCGCGCCGATCCCGGTTTCACCGTCACGAGGCAGCGTCGGTTCTGGATTGTGTATCGGCCACGCGCTCACCTCGTCCGGACGCCGGACGCCGATAGAGCTGTCGAAGAACGAACGACTGCGGCACATCCATGTGCTCGGCCAGACGGGTACCGGCAAGTCCTCAGCTTTGGCAGGTATCGCACGGCAGGTTGCCGAGGGCGACGGCGGCATGTTGATCGCTGATCCGCACGGACAGTTGTGTGAGCGTGTACTGGCTGAGATGCCGGACAGTGCGAGTGATCGGGTGTGGCTGATCCGATGCGGAGACACCGAGAATCCGGTACCGATCAATCCGCTGGCCGAGACGGATGTTGCGCGCCGTGATATCGCGATTTCCGAGTTGTGCGCGATGTTTCAGTACCTGTTCGACAAAGCGGAGACCGGTATCGTCGGTCCGCGGTTCTCCGAGCGTGTGGCGATGACCCTACGCACGTTGGCAGAGGCCCATGGCCCCCGCGCTTCGCTGCTCGACGTGCCCGAAACCACCGGCGATGACGAGTTTATGGAATCGGTCATCAGCGGTTCCGCAGACGCCCGGCTGCGCCGCTGGTGGAAGGTCCACAAGATGGAACGCTCGTCCAATGAGCATGGTCAGGTGTTGGCTTGGGTGAACAGCAAGTTCGATTCTATTTCCAGCACTGTCGCGATGCGCGCCATCTTGGGGTCAGGGACGAACGCCATCGATTTCGCCAAGGCAATGGACGAGGGAAAAATCATCCTGCTGGATCTGTCCAAATCCGAGTTGGGGGAGCAGGCGAGCCGCTTGCTGGGATATCTGTACCTCGGCAGGATCTGGCACGGTGCATTGGAGCGTGAACACCGGGCTAGACCGTTCACGGTGATCGTCGATGAGGCGCACACCCTGATTTCCGGGGCATTGACGAACATGCTCGCAGAAGGGCGCAAGTTCGGACTGTCTGTAGTGCTGGCCCACCAGCACATGGCGCAGCTCGACATTGATCTCGGCCCAGCGGTGAAGGGAAACGTGGCTACCACCATCGCTTTTCGGAGCGCGGTCAGCGATGCCAACGAGATTCGGCAACGGTTCGGTGACATGGTCGACACATCGACACTGGTCACGCTGCCCGACCTGACCGCCGTTACGCTTCGGTCGGCGGCTGCTGGGCCAGCGTTTCCGCACACCCTGGTGATCGACCACAATGAACGCGGCTACGCCAGGGCCGGCCGGGATCTGGATGATCACATTGCAGAAGTGATGCGCCGCACCTATTTAGACATCGTCGACCCGTACCGGGTGGCCACTGTGGCTGCCGGCCGCGGGGTGTCGAACCTCACCGCGCTCGCACGTCCGAAGGCACCTGAGCCCGGCAGCGGCGGCGGCCCGCCGCAGAAGCCAGCGCCCCGGCCGGGGTCAAGCGGTTCATTTCTCGACGAATGGTTGGAGAAACGCAAGGGCTTGGTACAGAGCGCGGTTTCTGATCCGGAACACGGGGATTGA
- a CDS encoding cupin domain-containing protein, which produces MTELPDWARRLDLSPHPEGGWYRETWRSELTFPQSVLPSDYTGPRSAGTAILFLLMPGQQSAWHTVRSAELWLHHRGSPLLLEVGREQDSAHTVLLGPDIAAGEQPQSVVPPGHWQRAMPRDQEPTLVSCVVVPGFDFADFALSAG; this is translated from the coding sequence ATGACGGAACTACCCGATTGGGCCCGCCGGCTCGACCTGTCCCCGCACCCCGAAGGAGGCTGGTACCGCGAAACCTGGCGCAGTGAGCTGACGTTCCCCCAGTCGGTGCTGCCGTCGGACTACACCGGGCCGCGGAGCGCCGGAACGGCGATCCTGTTCCTGCTGATGCCCGGCCAGCAGTCGGCCTGGCACACCGTGCGCAGCGCCGAGCTGTGGCTGCACCACCGGGGCAGCCCGCTGCTGCTGGAGGTCGGCCGCGAGCAGGACTCGGCGCACACCGTGCTGCTCGGACCGGATATCGCCGCCGGCGAGCAGCCGCAGTCGGTGGTGCCGCCCGGGCACTGGCAGCGCGCGATGCCGCGCGATCAGGAGCCCACCCTGGTCAGTTGTGTGGTGGTGCCGGGCTTCGATTTCGCCGACTTCGCGCTGAGCGCCGGTTAG
- a CDS encoding LuxR C-terminal-related transcriptional regulator, with protein MDPNSLPKLADRERDILIAWLAGTSDSTAKKLQISAVTLRTHLIRIMRKYEAAGRPAKTRAELFQRAVEDGLIDGTIADDVAANDPDCPGPHRTSRNARLLRTAGHSMSRIE; from the coding sequence ATGGACCCGAACAGCTTACCCAAACTCGCCGACCGTGAGCGCGACATACTGATCGCGTGGCTCGCTGGGACTAGTGACTCGACCGCGAAGAAACTGCAGATCTCCGCAGTCACGCTGCGAACGCACCTCATACGGATCATGAGAAAGTACGAGGCGGCAGGTCGTCCTGCGAAGACCAGGGCTGAACTGTTCCAACGTGCTGTTGAGGACGGGCTGATCGACGGCACCATCGCAGACGACGTGGCGGCCAACGATCCCGACTGTCCTGGCCCTCACCGCACTAGCCGGAATGCCAGATTGTTGCGCACCGCGGGCCACTCGATGTCCAGGATCGAATAG
- a CDS encoding CHAP domain-containing protein — MAGLAALAMPAVAYADASATVKAQTQRMSAPTLQSTQSGWYGVGTRLTLVCSARGQAVKGYFSPHLPGGWDNLWYKTSDGHFVADVDIETGTLNAVVRDCGAAPQPAPAVQSAPANGRPKGGTMQSNPLHAFAGYCTWGAQEKVRANAGYYISALKGNAEQWDDQARAAGWKVVADAQPRSIVVFERSLVGGVGHVAWVDAVNGRNVTITEINYGRGATAANGYRTVGFNRFTTRTVTDVPGMSYILVP; from the coding sequence GTGGCCGGTCTCGCCGCGCTGGCAATGCCGGCCGTGGCGTACGCCGATGCGAGCGCCACAGTGAAGGCGCAGACCCAGCGGATGTCCGCGCCCACCCTGCAATCCACGCAGTCCGGTTGGTATGGCGTGGGAACCCGGCTGACGCTGGTGTGCTCGGCGCGTGGGCAGGCGGTGAAGGGATACTTCAGCCCGCACCTTCCCGGCGGTTGGGACAATCTCTGGTACAAGACGTCGGATGGGCATTTTGTCGCCGATGTCGACATCGAGACCGGAACCCTGAACGCCGTGGTGCGCGATTGTGGTGCGGCGCCCCAACCGGCACCCGCTGTGCAGTCGGCGCCGGCCAACGGACGTCCGAAAGGCGGGACAATGCAGTCCAATCCGCTGCACGCCTTCGCAGGGTACTGCACCTGGGGCGCACAGGAGAAGGTACGAGCCAACGCCGGCTACTACATCTCGGCGCTGAAAGGTAACGCCGAGCAGTGGGACGATCAGGCGCGGGCGGCAGGCTGGAAGGTGGTCGCCGATGCGCAGCCGCGCTCGATCGTGGTGTTCGAACGGTCGCTGGTCGGCGGCGTGGGCCATGTCGCCTGGGTGGACGCCGTCAACGGCAGGAACGTCACCATCACCGAGATAAACTATGGCCGCGGTGCCACCGCTGCCAACGGCTACCGGACGGTGGGGTTCAACCGCTTCACGACGCGCACGGTGACCGACGTGCCGGGGATGAGTTACATCCTGGTGCCATGA